The following proteins come from a genomic window of Corallococcus sp. NCRR:
- a CDS encoding peptidoglycan recognition protein family protein, with protein sequence MIGKDGANLHVQAVLGGKAYDGYISQELVEHVSPSVPGFEEALATKDWPVAARHLSTLQKTEMLDLLKSRSASELAHLTLGALSSKPSPYQRVTDAIARLNFAASMAGTQLWSAQSALESEQAKFQVKVTSREAWRALPPDKSKGWDEYPSNTRLPLTRIIVHHTADPLGQTVKELENKERKAGYADMPYHFVITKNGEIYEGRRINIVGAHAGEFKNNKDIAKDPDHGAIGIVLTGDFESRMENGWSPDKPTQAQLASLQLLLNHLAWKYNIPPESILKHSEVKRDGKPKVCPGEHLSPHVDLGKTVVRQALKRLKAAEEAFQAAEQRASTLKLK encoded by the coding sequence GTGATTGGCAAGGACGGAGCGAACCTGCATGTCCAGGCCGTGCTGGGTGGTAAAGCCTACGACGGATATATCTCGCAGGAGTTGGTCGAGCATGTTTCGCCCAGTGTTCCTGGATTCGAAGAGGCCCTGGCCACCAAGGATTGGCCAGTGGCAGCGCGGCACCTCAGCACTCTTCAAAAAACCGAGATGCTTGATTTATTGAAGTCACGCAGCGCGAGTGAACTCGCGCACCTCACCCTGGGCGCGCTTTCCTCCAAACCGAGCCCCTATCAACGTGTCACCGACGCCATCGCACGCTTGAACTTTGCCGCCTCAATGGCGGGCACACAGCTGTGGTCCGCGCAGAGTGCCCTCGAATCAGAGCAGGCAAAGTTCCAGGTGAAAGTGACTTCTCGTGAAGCCTGGCGAGCCCTTCCACCGGACAAAAGCAAGGGTTGGGACGAATATCCCTCAAACACCCGCCTGCCGCTCACCCGTATTATCGTCCACCATACCGCTGACCCCCTGGGGCAGACCGTCAAGGAACTGGAGAACAAAGAGCGAAAAGCGGGCTATGCGGATATGCCCTATCACTTTGTCATCACCAAGAACGGTGAGATTTACGAGGGCCGCAGGATCAATATCGTGGGCGCCCATGCAGGAGAGTTCAAGAACAACAAAGACATCGCCAAGGATCCTGACCATGGAGCCATTGGCATTGTTCTGACTGGCGACTTCGAGAGCAGGATGGAGAATGGATGGTCGCCAGACAAACCCACGCAGGCACAACTCGCCAGCCTGCAGCTACTCCTCAATCATCTTGCATGGAAGTACAACATCCCCCCTGAATCCATCTTGAAGCATTCTGAGGTCAAGCGGGATGGCAAGCCGAAGGTCTGCCCGGGTGAACACCTGAGCCCTCATGTAGATCTTGGCAAGACAGTTGTGCGTCAGGCATTGAAAAGACTGAAGGCCGCCGAAGAAGCCTTCCAGGCCGCCGAGCAGCGTGCATCGACGCTCAAGCTCAAATAG